The following coding sequences lie in one Glycine max cultivar Williams 82 chromosome 19, Glycine_max_v4.0, whole genome shotgun sequence genomic window:
- the LOC100794067 gene encoding ubiquitin carboxyl-terminal hydrolase 5, with amino-acid sequence MTEVPMCIASVSELSPDEERILIRDIALTAQANSKEGDTFFLITQRWWQHWIEYVNQEQTNTSYDASSLSEHCDLANSSVLKRPAGIDNSDLIDDAVSEDTGMGIEIHDTLLEGRDYVLLPQEVWNQLFRWYGGGPTLARKVISSGLSQTELAVEVYPLRLQLLMLPKNDRFPIRISKKETIGQLHRKACEIFDLQPDQVCIWDYYARRKHALMNDMDKTLDDANLQMDQDILVEVINNTNNTSFAQENGSAQREMNSALVEPSKSSLSIAGGLSASRGASRGHNMDLSSSQNLNSPVRDVENPYGTSGVTTRGSFGGLTGLLNLGNTCYMNSAIQCLVHTPEFARYFREDYHREINWQNPLGMVGELALAFGELLRKLWAPGRTPIAPRPFKAKLVRFAPQFSGHNQHDSQELLAFLLDGLHEDLNRVKHKPYIKSRDADGRPDEEVADEYWANHIARNDSIIVDVCQGQYKSTLVCPVCNKVSVTFDPFMYLSLPLQPTTNRTMTVTVFACDGAALPSACTVTVPKQGRCRDLIQALSNACSLKHNERLVLVEIRNHLIHRYFEDPLQLLSNIKDDDRLAAYKVPKIDKNTKYLQLIHRRREQSSDSHIISGWKPYGTPIVSLISCDDTVTRGDIQVIVNRMLSPLLRKGINVEQATTSETSIPKATSDQCSFNSSDDACAANMVSNSVNKDTTNSKAPPVPLPTLPLLLVDDNNACIDLSMGEEKVVKLSPLSPKILVYIDWSQKLLEKYDTHPLETLPEVLKYGPVTKKARTEPLSLYTCLEAFLREEPLVPEDMWYCPKCKERRQASKKLDLWRLPEVLVIHLKRFSYSRSMKHKLETFVNFPIHDFDLTNYIANKNNTRRQLYELYALTNHYGSMGSGHYTAHIKLLDENRWYNFDDSHISLISEDEVNTAAAYVLFYRRVKNDDAAVSNGA; translated from the exons ATGACAGAGGTGCCGATGTGTATCGCCAGCGTCTCTGAGCTGAGTCCAGATGAGGAGAGGATCTTGATCAGAGACATTGCTCTCACTGCCCAAGCTAACAGCAAAGAAGGCGACACCTTCTTCTTAATCACTCagag ATGGTGGCAACATTGGATTGAATATGTGAACCAGGAACAGACAAACACTTCATATGATGCATCTTCCTTATCAGAACATTGTGATTTGGCCAATTCAAGTGTGTTAAAGAGGCCAGCTGGTATTGATAATTCTGATTTGATAGATGATGCTGTGTCAGAGGACACTGGTATGGGTATTGAGATTCATGATACACTTTTAGAAGGCCGTGACTATGTATTACTTCCCCAAGAAGTTTGGAACCAATTATTTAGATG GTATGGCGGTGGACCTACATTGGCAAGGAAAGTTATTAGTTCAGGTCTTTCCCAGACTGAATTGGCAGTAGAGGTGTATCCTTTACGGCTTCAATTACTTATGTTGCCAAAAAATGATCGTTTCCCTATAAGAATAAGCAAGAAG GAAACCATTGGACAGCTTCACAGAAAAGCTTGTGAAATATTTGATCTTCAGCCAGACCAA GTGTGTATTTGGGATTACTATGCCCGTCGAAAGCATGCTTTGATGAATGACATGGACAAAACTCTCGACGATGCTAATTTACAAATGGACCAAGAT ATTCTTGTTGAGGTCATCAACAATACAAACAACACAAGTTTTGCTCAAGAAAATGGGTCTGCACAGAGGGAAATGAATTCTGCTCTTGTGGAGCCTTCAAAATCTAGCTTATCGATTGCTGGTGGCTTATCTGCTAGCAGAGGTGCATCTAGAGGCCACAACATGGACCTTTCTTCATCTCAGAACCTAAATTCTCCAGTTAGAGATGTGGAAAACCCTTATGGAACCAGTGGTGTCACCACAAGAGGTTCATTCGGTGGTCTCACTGGATTGCTGAATCTTGGCAATACTTGTTACATGAATAGTGCAATACAGTGCCTTGTTCATACACCGGAATTTGCTAGGTACTTCAGGGAAGACTATCACCGAGAGATAAATTGGCAAAATCCATTGGGCATGGTT GGTGAACTAGCCCTAGCATTTGGTGAGTTGCTTCGAAAACTATGGGCACCTGGGCGAACACCAATCGCTCCTCGGCCTTTTAAAGCAAAGCTTGTTCGCTTTGCACCTCAGTTCAGTGGGCACAATCAACATGATTCTCAG GAGCTTTTAGCATTTCTTCTTGATGGTCTTCATGAAGACTTGAATCGTGTAAAGCACAAACCATATATAAAATCTCGAGATGCCGATGGCCGGCCTGATGAAGAAGTGGCTGACGAATATTGGGCAAATCATATTGCTCGTAATGATTCCATAATTGTTGATGTATGCCAG GGACAATACAAGTCAACTTTGGTTTGTCCAGTTTGTAATAAAGTCTCTGTCACATTTGATCCTTTTATGTACCTTTCCCTGCCACTCCAGCCCACCACCAATAGAACCATGACAGTGACAGTTTTTGCTTGTGATGGAGCCGCCCTTCCATCTGCTTGTACAGTAACTGTCCCTAAGCAGGGACGATGCAGGGATCTCATACAGGCACTTAGCAATGCTTGCTCATTGAAGCACAATGAGAGGCTAGTACTTGTGGAG ATACGAAACCATTTGATCCATAGATATTTTGAAGATCCTCTTCAATTGTTGTCTAATATTAAAGATGATGACCGTCTTGCTGCTTACAAGGTTCCAAAGATAGACAAGAACACAAAGTATCTCCAGTTGATACATCGCCGAAGAGAGCA GAGTAGTGACTCACACATCATATCCGGATGGAAACCATATGGAACACCTATTGTTTCGTTGATTTCATGTGATGATACAGTCACAAGAGGTGATATACAAGTAATAGTTAATCGTATGCTCTCTCCACTGCTAAGGAAAGGTATCAATGTAGAACAAGCTACCACTTCTGAAACAAGCATCCCAAAAGCAACATCTGATCAATGCAGTTTTAATTCTTCTGATGATGCATGTGCTGCCAACATGGTGTCAAATTCAGTAAATAAGGATACTACCAATTCAAAGGCGCCGCCAGTGCCATTGCCAACATTACCTCTTCTCTTGGTAGATGATAACAATGCTTGCATTGATCTTTCAATGGGAGAGGAAAAAGTAGTTAAACTGTCGCCATTGTCTCCAAAGATTTTAGTGTATATTGATTGGTCTCAGAAGCTTCTGGAGAAGTATGATACTCATCCACTTGAGACTTTGCCTGAAGTTCTAAAATATGGACCTGTAACCAAGAAAGCTCGTACTGAACCTCTCTCCTTGTACACCTGCTTGGAAGCTTTTCTGCGTGAAGAACCTCTGGTGCCCGAAGATATGTG GTACTGTCCTAAATGCAAAGAGAGACGACAAGCAAGCAAGAAGCTTGATTTGTGGAGACTCCCAGAGGTTTTGGTCATTCATTTGAAGAGGTTTTCCTACAGCAGGTCAATGAAGCATAAACTGGAGACTTTTGTTAACTTTCCcattcatgattttgatttaaCCAATTACATAGCCAACAAAAACAACACTCGGCGTCAACTGTACGAACTGTATGCCCTTACAAATCATTATGGCAGTATGGGTAGCGGGCATTACACTGCACATATTAAG CTTTTAGATGAGAACAGGTGGTACAATTTTGATGACAGCCACATATCACTCATAAGTGAAGATGAGGTTAACACTGCTGCTGCCTATGTGCTATTTTACCGCAGGGTGAAGAATGACGATGCCGCTGTTAGCAATGGGGCTTAG
- the LOC100794603 gene encoding protein NRT1/ PTR FAMILY 3.1 isoform X2 produces MRKWGRKKRRRRSIDEEASEHYLSFLGLISITVSAILPQFRPPPCPTQVNCQEATSSQLWILYISLLLTSVGSGGIRPCVVPFSADQFDMTKSGVASRKWNLFNWYFFSMGLASLSALTIVVYIQDNMGWGWGLGIPCIAMLISIIAFVLGSPLYKTVKPEGSPLVRLAQVTVAAIKKRKEALPEDPQLLYHNWELDTPISLEGRLLHSNQYKWLDKAAIVTEEEARDQTTTPNLWKLATVHRVEELKSIIRMLPIWASGILLITSSSHLHSFVIQQARTMDRHLSPSFQISPASMSIFSVLTMMSGVVLYERLFVPFARRFTGNPSGITCLQRMGIGFIINIIATVVAGLMEMKRKSFAAKYHLLDDPKATIPISVFWLVPQYCLHGVAEIFMSVGHLEFLFEQAPESMRSSATALYCITTAIGNYMGTLLVSLVHKYTGKENNWLPDRNLNRGGLDYYYFLLSGIQVVNLVYYLICAWFYTYKPVDEISERTKEEDLEQANEHISPDDKLLKDGRDEEKRELTKDE; encoded by the exons ATGCGGAAATGGgggagaaagaagagaagaagaagaagcatcgACGAGGAGGCATCAGAACATTACCTTTCATTCTTG GGATTGATTAGCATCACAGTATCAGCTATACTGCCACAATTTCGGCCCCCACCATGCCCAACACAAGTGAATTGCCAAGAAGCCACATCCTCACAACTGTGGATACTCTACATCTCCCTCCTCCTCACATCTGTTGGATCAGGTGGCATTAGACCATGTGTTGTGCCCTTTTCAGCAGACCAATTTGACATGACCAAAAGTGGTGTAGCATCAAGGAAGTGGAACCTCTTCAATTGGTACTTTTTCAGCATGGGCTTGGCTTCTCTTAGTGCTTTGACCATTGTGGTTTACATTCAAGACAACATGGGCTGGGGTTGGGGCCTTGGAATTCCATGCATTGCCATGTTGATATCCATAATTGCCTTTGTGTTGGGCTCACCACTTTATAAGACTGTGAAACCAGAAGGGAGCCCTTTGGTTCGTTTGGCCCAAGTAACCGTGGCAGCtataaagaaaaggaaggaggcTTTGCCAGAAGATCCCCAGCTTTTGTACCATAATTGGGAACTTGATACTCCTATTTCTTTGGAAGGGAGGCTTCTACACTCTAATCAATATAA ATGGTTGGACAAGGCTGCAATTGTCACAGAGGAGGAGGCGAGAGATCAAACTACAACACCAAACTTATGGAAATTAGCCACTGTCCACAGAGTTGAGGAGCTAAAATCCATCATCAGAATGCTTCCAATTTGGGCATCAGGAATTCTGCTCATAACTTCTTCATCACATCTACACAGCTTTGTGATTCAACAAGCTCGCACTATGGACCGTCACCTTTCTCCCTCGTTCCAAATTTCCCCCGCTAGCATGTCCATTTTCAGCGTGCTAACCATGATGTCAGGAGTTGTTCTATACGAACGCCTTTTCGTTCCCTTTGCGCGTAGATTCACAGGGAACCCTTCTGGAATCACATGCTTGCAAAGAATGGGAATAGGTTTCATAATTAACATCATAGCCACTGTGGTTGCTGGCCTAAtggaaatgaaaaggaaatcaTTTGCTGCCAAGTACCACTTATTGGATGATCCAAAAGCCACTATTCCTATTAGTGTGTTCTGGTTGGTACCTCAGTATTGTCTTCATGGGGTGGCTGAAATTTTCATGTCTGTTGGACATTTGGAATTTCTCTTTGAGCAGGCACCTGAAAGCATGAGAAGCAGTGCTACAGCACTGTACTGCATAACCACAGCCATTGGGAACTACATGGGTACATTGCTGGTATCATTAGTTCATAAGTATACTGGCAAGGAGAATAATTGGTTGCCAGATAGGAACCTCAATAGGGGTGGATTGGACtactattattttcttcttagtGGGATTCAAGTTGTGAATCTCGTTTATTATTTGATATGTGCTTGGTTTTACACTTATAAGCCCGTGGATGAAATTAGTGAAAGGACCAAGGAAGAAGATTTGGAACAAGCCAATGAACATATCTCACCTGATGACAAGTTATTAAAGGATGGTAGGgatgaagaaaagagagaattaaCGAAAGATGAATGA
- the LOC100794603 gene encoding protein NRT1/ PTR FAMILY 3.1 isoform X1 yields MEIEKSTKSNAEMGEKEEKKKKHRRGGIRTLPFILANEVCDRFASAGFHGNLISYLTQELNMPLVSASNTLTNFGGTSSFTPLIGAIVADSFAGRFWTITVASLIYELGLISITVSAILPQFRPPPCPTQVNCQEATSSQLWILYISLLLTSVGSGGIRPCVVPFSADQFDMTKSGVASRKWNLFNWYFFSMGLASLSALTIVVYIQDNMGWGWGLGIPCIAMLISIIAFVLGSPLYKTVKPEGSPLVRLAQVTVAAIKKRKEALPEDPQLLYHNWELDTPISLEGRLLHSNQYKWLDKAAIVTEEEARDQTTTPNLWKLATVHRVEELKSIIRMLPIWASGILLITSSSHLHSFVIQQARTMDRHLSPSFQISPASMSIFSVLTMMSGVVLYERLFVPFARRFTGNPSGITCLQRMGIGFIINIIATVVAGLMEMKRKSFAAKYHLLDDPKATIPISVFWLVPQYCLHGVAEIFMSVGHLEFLFEQAPESMRSSATALYCITTAIGNYMGTLLVSLVHKYTGKENNWLPDRNLNRGGLDYYYFLLSGIQVVNLVYYLICAWFYTYKPVDEISERTKEEDLEQANEHISPDDKLLKDGRDEEKRELTKDE; encoded by the exons ATGGAGATAGAGAAGAGCACTAAGAGCAATGCGGAAATGGgggagaaagaagagaagaagaagaagcatcgACGAGGAGGCATCAGAACATTACCTTTCATTCTTG CAAATGAAGTGTGTGACAGATTTGCAAGTGCTGGTTTTCATGGTAACTTGATAAGTTACTTAACACAAGAGCTGAACATGCCATTGGTATCAGCCTCAAACACACTGACAAACTTTGGAGGAACATCTAGCTTCACCCCTCTCATTGGGGCAATCGTGGCAGATTCCTTTGCTGGACGCTTTTGGACCATTACTGTTGCTTCTCTCATTTATGAATTG GGATTGATTAGCATCACAGTATCAGCTATACTGCCACAATTTCGGCCCCCACCATGCCCAACACAAGTGAATTGCCAAGAAGCCACATCCTCACAACTGTGGATACTCTACATCTCCCTCCTCCTCACATCTGTTGGATCAGGTGGCATTAGACCATGTGTTGTGCCCTTTTCAGCAGACCAATTTGACATGACCAAAAGTGGTGTAGCATCAAGGAAGTGGAACCTCTTCAATTGGTACTTTTTCAGCATGGGCTTGGCTTCTCTTAGTGCTTTGACCATTGTGGTTTACATTCAAGACAACATGGGCTGGGGTTGGGGCCTTGGAATTCCATGCATTGCCATGTTGATATCCATAATTGCCTTTGTGTTGGGCTCACCACTTTATAAGACTGTGAAACCAGAAGGGAGCCCTTTGGTTCGTTTGGCCCAAGTAACCGTGGCAGCtataaagaaaaggaaggaggcTTTGCCAGAAGATCCCCAGCTTTTGTACCATAATTGGGAACTTGATACTCCTATTTCTTTGGAAGGGAGGCTTCTACACTCTAATCAATATAA ATGGTTGGACAAGGCTGCAATTGTCACAGAGGAGGAGGCGAGAGATCAAACTACAACACCAAACTTATGGAAATTAGCCACTGTCCACAGAGTTGAGGAGCTAAAATCCATCATCAGAATGCTTCCAATTTGGGCATCAGGAATTCTGCTCATAACTTCTTCATCACATCTACACAGCTTTGTGATTCAACAAGCTCGCACTATGGACCGTCACCTTTCTCCCTCGTTCCAAATTTCCCCCGCTAGCATGTCCATTTTCAGCGTGCTAACCATGATGTCAGGAGTTGTTCTATACGAACGCCTTTTCGTTCCCTTTGCGCGTAGATTCACAGGGAACCCTTCTGGAATCACATGCTTGCAAAGAATGGGAATAGGTTTCATAATTAACATCATAGCCACTGTGGTTGCTGGCCTAAtggaaatgaaaaggaaatcaTTTGCTGCCAAGTACCACTTATTGGATGATCCAAAAGCCACTATTCCTATTAGTGTGTTCTGGTTGGTACCTCAGTATTGTCTTCATGGGGTGGCTGAAATTTTCATGTCTGTTGGACATTTGGAATTTCTCTTTGAGCAGGCACCTGAAAGCATGAGAAGCAGTGCTACAGCACTGTACTGCATAACCACAGCCATTGGGAACTACATGGGTACATTGCTGGTATCATTAGTTCATAAGTATACTGGCAAGGAGAATAATTGGTTGCCAGATAGGAACCTCAATAGGGGTGGATTGGACtactattattttcttcttagtGGGATTCAAGTTGTGAATCTCGTTTATTATTTGATATGTGCTTGGTTTTACACTTATAAGCCCGTGGATGAAATTAGTGAAAGGACCAAGGAAGAAGATTTGGAACAAGCCAATGAACATATCTCACCTGATGACAAGTTATTAAAGGATGGTAGGgatgaagaaaagagagaattaaCGAAAGATGAATGA
- the LOC100795124 gene encoding psbP domain-containing protein 6, chloroplastic — translation MSTFAFTSLFQITVSSSSSSLHAIRASASEYVPSQHTLRREFLKGVAALMPLPLVVLIEPPPSDAREVEVGSFLPPSPSDPSFVLFKASAKDTPALRAGNVQPYKFILPPTWKQARVANILSGNYCQPKCAEPWVEVKFEDEKQGKVQVVASPLIRLTNKPNATIEDIGSPEKLIASLGPFVTGNTFDPEELLETSVEKLGDQTYYKYVLETPYALTGTHNLAKATAKGNTVVLFVVSANDKQWQTSEETLKAVLNSFEV, via the exons ATGTCAACCTTTGCATTCACTTCTTTATTCCAAATCACAGtctcatcttcatcttcatctttgcATGCTATCAGAGCCTCAGCTTCTGAGTATGTTCCCTCCCAACACACCCTTAGAAGGGAATTCTTGAAGGGTGTTGCTGCTTTGATGCCTCTTCCACTTGTTGTGCTGATAGAGCCACCCCCTTCAGATGCTAGAGAAGTTGAGGTTGGCTCCTTCCTTCCACCTTCACCCTCTGACCCTTCTTTCGTTCTCTTCAAGGCCTCTGCCAAGGACACTCCAGCCCTTCGTGCAG GAAATGTGCAGCCATACAAGTTTATCCTCCCCCCGACGTGGAAACAGGCTCGTGTAGCAAATATACTATCTGGAAATTACTGCCAGCCTAAATGTGCAGAGCCCTGGGTGGAGGTTAAGTTTGAAgatgaaaaacaaggaaaagTTCAGGTAGTGGCTTCGCCCTTGATACGCCTTACCAACAAACCAAATGCAACAATTGAGGACATTGGGAGCCCAGAAAAACTGATTGCTTCTCTTGGACCATTTGTCACTGGAAACACTTTTGATCCAGAAGAGCTCCTTGAGACTTCAGTTGAAAAGCTTGGTGATCAGACa TACTACAAATACGTGCTCGAAACACCATATGCTCTCACAGGCACACACAATCTTGCAAAAGCAACAGCAAAGGGAAACACTGTTGTTTTGTTTGTGGTTAGTGCCAATGACAAGCAGTGGCAAACTTCTGAGGAGACTCTAAAAGCCGTGCTTAATTCCTTTGAAGTTTAG